A segment of the Flavobacterium azooxidireducens genome:
CATTCGTATTTTTTTCTACATTTGGTATTACCTAATTATATTAAACCAACTTCTAAAAATACATGTCTGAAAAAATACGAATTCATTTAGCCGATGATCATCAGGTTCTAATTGACGGAATGCTTGCGGTACTTAAAACAAATTCAAAGTTTGAAGTAGTGGGTCATTCACTAAACGGAGTGGATTTAGTGAATAATATACTGTCAAACGGTGCAGAAATACTAATCATGGATATCAACATGCCACACAAAGACGGTATTGAAGTACTTAAAGAACTTTCACTAACCAAACATTCCTGCAGAGTTATAATTCTATCCAGTTATGATGATATCAAATTAATCAAAGAAGTTTTAAAACTTGGTGCCAACGGTTATTTATCTAAACAATGTGCCGGTGAAAGTATTATTGAGGCTATTGAAAGTGTTGCATCCGGTAAAGATTATTTTTCTCAAAATATTCAAGAAAAAATTTTCAGTTCTTTTTCTGGAAATGGTGCAGAACCTTCTACTAATGAAATTTCCATCAACGCTACTTTAACTGATAGAGAATTAGAAATTTTAAAACTTATTTCTTTAGAATACAGTGGAAAAGAAATTGGCGAAGAACTTTCCATCAGTTTAAATACAGTTGAAACTCATCGCAAAAATTTAATCAAAAAACTAAACGTTAAAAACACGATTGGTATTGTTAAATTTGCTATCAAAAACAACTTAATAAAGCAATAAATATGGAACTTTTAGGCACTTATTCAACAGCAAGAATTAATACAAATAGCTATAATTTAACCTTTAGCTTTCCTGATAACTGTAATGCTATTGTTAGTCATAAGGATGGCGTATATTCTGTTGCGATCAATTTAAATAAAGGACAAACACAGCCTTCATCAAATTATATTACTGACAATATAATTTGTAATCAATATAATGGATGTATTGAAATTCAATTTGTACAACAAAATTTTAATCCAATTGGAGGGGACTGGGGAGATGGAAATTCTACAAAACCAAAAGTGAAAATTTTTGTCAATGGCTAAACTTTTATTAAATACATTCTTTTTATTTTTTGTTTTAACAACTACCTTCAGCCAATCAAAAATTGACTCAATCGATTATTATACAGAAAAAAAAGAACTGATAAAAGCTATTAATTATGCGAAAAAAAAATCTGATGACTATTTTGCACAAAAAAAATATAATGACTTTTGCAAAATTTCAGTTAGAAAATCAAAACTTTTTGGTTCACTCAATGATCATGAAAAAGCTTTAGTAACACTTTATAAAGCCCTTTCTATTTCTGAAAAAAACAAACTGAAAGGTAGAGCAGAAATAATTGAACAAATTGCCACTCGTTATTCTATTGTTAGTGATACTTCAAAAGCATTTAAAAATTACTATAAAGCCAAACATATTGCCTTAATCGAAAAAGATACTGCCTCACTAATTCATGTTTATCACAACCTATTTCGTTTGCATACAACAAATAGAATTGATAGCTCATATTATTACATGAAAAAGAAGTTTGTATTAGATAAATTAACGAATTCCATTTCAGGTCTATCCTTTAGTTACAATAATCATTTTGTTTATTACACCTTAATAAATGAAAAAGAAAATGCAAAATCATATTTAGACAGTTCCTATAATTTTGCTGTAAAACACAATATCAAAAACTCAATTATTGGAACATTAAGCAATTATGGCTACTATTACATGCAGTATGAAAATAATTTTAAAAAAGGAGCTGAAACATATGAAAAAATTAAA
Coding sequences within it:
- a CDS encoding response regulator, with the protein product MSEKIRIHLADDHQVLIDGMLAVLKTNSKFEVVGHSLNGVDLVNNILSNGAEILIMDINMPHKDGIEVLKELSLTKHSCRVIILSSYDDIKLIKEVLKLGANGYLSKQCAGESIIEAIESVASGKDYFSQNIQEKIFSSFSGNGAEPSTNEISINATLTDRELEILKLISLEYSGKEIGEELSISLNTVETHRKNLIKKLNVKNTIGIVKFAIKNNLIKQ